TGGAAGGGCCGAGCCACAGGGACATTGCGCTGGAATGGGCAGGTGTATCGGCTGCTTCCCACTGCGCAAGGCTATGTGCTCGAGGAAGTGAATGGCGCACAACTGCCACCGGATCACACACCCGACGAGACGATGGCGTCGGCAAGCCACCCCACCACCAACCCCAAAGCCCATGAGCCTGGCCATGCAACCATCCGGGTACTGATCGTCGCCACCAAAAATGCTGCCGAAGCCCATGAGGATCTGCCGGCGCTGGCCCGACTGGCTATCGAGGAGTCGAACTTCACCTATCTCAACAGCGACATCAACATGTCGCTGGAGCTCGCCGACTTCAGGCAACTGGATTACCAACAGGGCAGCAGCCCCGACATCGACCTGAGAAGGCTTGTAGCCACAAACGATGGGTACATGGACGGCGTACACCCGATGCGTGACGACCTCGATGCCGATGTCGTGGTTCTGGTGGTCGACACCATCATGGAAATGTGTGGCCGGGCACAAGCAAGACCAGCCACTTCAGAAAGCGCGTTCGTCTACGTGAACCTGAAGTGCATCGGCGTCTCCCGTTATACCACCGGCCACGAAATCGCCCATTTGCAAGGGGCATCTCACGAGTACTCCGAAGGTAGCAATGACCCGTTTCTCCATGGCCACGGCTACATTCATCAACCCGATGACCAGGCCGGCTGGCGCACGGTGATGGCCACTGTGGCAACACAGAGCGACGTCCGGCTGCCATTCTGGTCGGACCCGGAACGCTACATGAATGGCGATCCGATGGGGGATGCAGAAACCGCCGACAACCGTCGGTTGCTCGAGGAAACCAAATGGACCGTTGCGGGCTTTCGTTGAGCGTGAGTGGGCGCCGCCTGTTCCGGCCCTATCGCCGTCAACTCGGCGATAGGGCCGATGCACTCACCCCAACTGCCCGATGATCAACCCCACGGCCACCAGGATCATTGCCACCCCTGACACCTTGCCCACCCTTCTCGCCGCCTCCGGCCGCGTACTCAGCACCACCTTGGCGCCATACCCCACCAGCGAATAGATCACCAACGAACTGCACAGGTGCACCATCCCCAACAAGAGGATCTGCAGCGGTACCGGCCAACTGGATTGCGGGTCGGTGAACTGCGGCAGCAAGGCCAGGAACAGCAGGAAGACCTTGGGGTTGAGCCCGCTGACGCAAAAGCCCTTGAAGGCCCAGCGCGACCCTGTCTCCCCCGCACCGCCCTGCCCCGCTTCCGGTATTGCCGGGCTCAGCAGCAGGTTGCCGCCCAGCCAGAGCAGGTACGTACTGCCCGCCAAGGTCAACAAGGTCAGCGCCAACGGGTGCCCGGCCAACAGGCTACCCACCCCCGCTGCCACCACCAGGGTGGCGAGAAAATGCCCCGACAGCATGCCGGCCACCGCCGGCATGACCCAGCGCCCGCGCATGCCCGCCGAAATGGCGTAGGCCCAGTCAGCACCAGGGGTGATCACGAACAACAACGACACGGCCCAGAACGCCGTCAGCACACTGATCGCCACTTCACGTCTTCCTTCAAAAGGTTTGCAGTTGAAGAAAGCGTAAAGATTTCACCGGAGGATTTTCTTTCGTATATTTCCCCACATAGCCTAATTTCTGGAAGATTCTCCCCCATGGACCGTACAGACAGAAAGATCCTTGCCGAACTACAAAAAGACGGTCGTCTTTCGGTGACTGAACTGGCCGACCGCGTGGGCCTGAGCCTGTCGCCCTGCCACCGGCGGCTCAAGGCGCTGGAAGAGAGCGGCGCCATCCTCGGCTACCACGCGCGTCTGGCGCCGAGCGCGCTGGGGTTGAACTTTGCTGCGCTGGTATTCGTGACCTTGCGCGAGGTAACCCGCCAGCCGGTGGCGGATTTCGAGGCTGCCGTGAGTGAGATTCCACAGATCGTCGAGGCGCAGCGTTTGTTCGGTGACCCAGATTACCTGCTGCATGTGGTGGCCAAGGACTTGCCGGCGTTCCAGAAGCTGTATGACGAGCAGCTGACCAGTATTCCCAATGTGAAGCGGCTGAGCTCGACGCTGGTGATGAAAGAGGTGATTCAGGATCGGATGCTGCCGATGTAGGTGGCTGGCACACCGGCCCTCTCGCCAGCCAGCCGGCTCCCACAGGTAAACCCGCAACGCAGCGTTCAGCGGGGCATCTGTGGGATGCCGGCTGGCCCGCGATAGGGCCAGTACAGGCACCCATTGCACCCGCACCCCAATTGCACACAGCGCACCACCGTTGCACATCCACCTGGATGCATACCCACCGCAACCCGCCAAGCCCGGGCCTTCCCGCCCGATGGCCCGCTCCTTGCTACCACTCATCCCTTAACCTTTTGTCAGCCTTAGCTTTTTTAACGTTTATGGGCACATATTTACTAATTTCTCCTTCCCCTCGCACCCCGCATCATCGCTCCAACAAGAACGCGTCGCCCTTCGCCGGCACGTACCCGGGCAGCACCCGTTGCCCAACCTTGCCTTGGAGTCAGTCATGACCAGTGCAGCCAACTCGGCACCCCTCATAGAAAAACACACGATCGGCTATGTGCCCCCGCAAGACCGCCATGGAAAGGTAAGGGATCTGTTCACACTGTGGTTCGGCGGCAATATCGCGCCGTTGCCCATCGTCACCGGCGCGCTGGGCGTGCAGTTGTTTCACCTGAACCTGGTGTGGGGCATCGTCGCCATTCTGGTCGGCCACCTGGTCGGCGGTGTGCTGATGGCGTTGCACTCGGCACAAGGCCCGCAGATGGGCATCCCGCAGATGATCCAGAGCCGTGCCCAGTTCGGTTCGCTCGGTGCCCTGCTGGTGGTGGTGATCGCCGGGGTGATGTACATCGGCTTCTTCGCCTCCAATATCGTGCTCGCCGGCAAATCGCTGCACGGCGTGGTCGATACCGTGCCGGTGCCCGTGGGTATCGTCGTCGGCGCGCTGGGCTCGGGGATCATCGGCATCATCGGCTACCGCTTCATCCACGTGCTCAACCGCATCGGCACCTGGGTGCTGGGCATCGGAATCGTGGTCGGCTTCGGCTACATCTTCACCCACGTGCAGAGCGACGACTTCCTGACCCGCGGCGGCTTCAACCTGGCCGGCTGGCTGGCCACCGTGTCGTTGGCGGCGCTGTGGCAGATCGCCTTTGCCCCCTATGTGTCGGACTACTCGCGCTACCTGCCGGCAGACGTGAAAGTCTCGTCGACGTTCTGGACCACCTACCTGGGTTCGGCGCTGGGCTCGAGCCTGTCGTTCATCTTCGGCGCCGTGGCGGTGCTGGCGATTCCTGCCGGCATGGACACCATGGACGCGGTCAAGCTGGCCACCGGCACCCTGGGCCCGATCATGCTGGTGCTGTTCCTGCTCAGCGTGATCAGCCACAACGCCCTCAACCTGTATGGCGCGGTGCTGTCGATCATCACCCTGATCCAGACCTTCGCCTACCGCTGGATCCCCACCGCCAAGAGCCGCGCCGTGCTGTCGCTGGTCGTGCTGGCCGCTTGCTGCGTGGTAGCGGTGTTCGCTTCGGCAGACTTCATCGGCCACTTCGTCGATATGGTGCTGGTGCTGCTGGTGGTGCTGGTGCCGTGGACGGCAATCAACTTGATCGACTTCTACGTGATCCACAAGGGCGACTACGACATCCAGTCGATCTTCAAGGTCGATGGCGGTATCTATGGCCGCTACAACCCGCAGGCGCTGATCGCCTACGCCGTGGGCATCGTGGTGCAGATCCCGTTCATGAACACGCCGCTGTATGTCGGGCCGATTTCCGAGCACATCAACGGTGCCGACCTGTCGTGGCTGGTGGGCCTGGTCATCACCTCGCCGCTGTACTGGTGGCTGGCGAGCCGTGACAGTGCCTATCGCCGTCGGCAGACGAGTGCCAAGATGGCGGCGGCGTAAGCCGTAGGGTCGACAGGTGCATGCCTTGCGTATCGGATCGTTTGTGAGACCATCGGCATGCACCTGACAACCCCGCGAGGAAGGCCCCATGAAGATCGCCAGTTTCGATGTCGACGCGCAAAACTATTCTTTTTTGGACACCTAAAATTTACTACTAAAAAAAATCATTATATTTCATTGAATTACGAATTTAATGAACCTTCCGATTTGACATTACGCTCCCCCCTCCTAGCCTTCACCTATCGATAGCTTCGTGTGGATGCGCAGCGATGTTCGTGACGGTGATCAACAGAAAGCTGTGCTTGCACGTCCCAAACGAGCTCATGAGACGCGGCTTGAGCGTCAAGACTGCTCAAATTCCGGAGGTTCTGTCGGACGAAATTGCACTCAGTATTGGAGAGTCATTCGTCACCCGTTATAACGGATGTACATTTCATGCTACCTCGACTCACTTTGAGTCAATTAAACACCTCTTCGGCTTCATGGGTGAGTATTCACGCCCACTGCCAAGTGAATCATTTCATATGCGGATATTTCTTGCGGATAGTATGAAGTATCTCCTGTCCTACCCTTTTTCCACGAGCCCTTCACCTGCCACACGCATACGACACTGGAATAGCTATACAAGACTAATCACACAACTTATGCGTGATCGAAAGGTGCCACCAGCGCCGCTCCCGTCAACCAAGATGCCTCGTCCGGTAGAGTTGGAGGATACCTCTAACAACGGGCTGCTGGGCGAAACTTTGGTCAAGCTTCCCATCCCCGTGCCCCCTGATGAGACTTGGCCTGACTGTTATTTGGGAACACCGACTTACATTAATCAAAGCGATTCTTTCCTAGCCTCCACAGAGAAAAAGCTGAAATTCCTTTCCGAGACCACCGACCAAGTGATTGAGGAGTTCTGGACTAGGAGATCAACATTTTATAAAGCATGCCGTGAGCGAATAGATGCCATTAGCCCCGAGTGGGCACTAGAATTACTGAAAATCCTGGATAACAAAACCATCCATCAATTCCCGCCTGAAATAAACCCTAAAACTGAAGAGGGCCTAATTAATCTCCTGGCCATTTTCAAGTATATGCTAATTAATCATGATGATATAAATGATATCAGCTGGAGTGCTTTTGCAAACTCATCACCGAGACTTGATTTCACCATTTACCTACAAGGCAAGATAAGAACAGCACTCCAGATTTACACAGGACACAAACCTCAGAAAAAATTGAAAGTCACACGATTTCTCAAGATGGCAATGGGATTACCGTCATCAACTGATTACGCTGCTGCTATGGCGTTATTGATCCACGACCATCCCAACTTCAACCCCATGGCCTTGGAGGAGGCAAAACTCACCGACAAAAATGGACATAGATATTTGATCGCCAAGTCGGCGTACGCTAATGCAAAGTTCAGCGTGGAGAAGCGTCGCGCAAAAAGTCGAAAAAAAGCTGATCTGTCAGACCGCTCAATCTCAATACTGGAAGAGATTCTTGAGCAAACAGACATACTGCGCAATAAGCTGCTTAACAAGAAACACCCAGCCTCGCACTCATTATTCATTGACATAAGTGCACATACCATCAATCAAGTTACAAGGGTCTCCCACGAATTTTCAGCACCCAACAGGAGCTTATGGAGCGAGATCAAAGACAGATTGGAACCGGCAGGAATTCCGGTATCCAGCTTCAACTTGTCTTCAATTCGTAACACGCAAGGAATACTTGAGTGGTTCAGCACCGGATCTGTACGCATGATGGCAAAGAAAATGGGCAACAAAGTGCGCACAGTATTAAGGTGCTATATACCACCTTGGATATTGAGAAGGCAATTTGAGCGAATAGCGCGAGCATTTCAGCAGAAGCTCATAATCTTGGCGAACATCCAATGCCCGTGGCTTCTGGAAGCCTCGGACTTTAATACCAAAGATGATCTTAAAAAATTCATCTTCAGCACATTGGTGTGCCCAAATGGTCGCGACCAATTCACCAACGTGATGGAGTCGGCATTTCGCTCAAATTTTCCGGAAGATTTCGAGCCATTCCAAAACCTCAAATCCAAGTTTCTTTATCTTAATCTCGCCCCAGAAAACCTGGCCGCACTAAGAATATACCTGAGTTATGAAGAAACAAATTCACACACCGCTAACGACTTAAAGCAGGAACGTATAGGAATCAATGAGATTTCTGTGCACGATTTAAAGATGATAGCACGCATGATTCAAAGTGCAGTGGAAAACCCTGTAACCACAGGCGCAGAGCGATCAATACGCACCAACTTACAGGGAAACTCTTTCGAAGAGCTTATGGGTGCGTGGCACAAGTCCACGTTAGTTATGCAAAAGTGGAAAATCGATGGCGTGCACCCTAAAATAACACCATGAGATTAATGCCCATTAACAAGTCACCAGTGAGTCATTAGCCATGTCACGCTATCTCAAAAAAAGATACTCGACCGCCGACATGGATGCACTCATCGCCCAAGCGCAGAATCACCTCATTCACACAACCGATTTCGTCGCCGCTTGGCTTTTAGATGGTGCCATTGGATCAACGAGGTGGAAAACTGCAA
The Pseudomonas sp. KU43P genome window above contains:
- a CDS encoding M12 family metallo-peptidase, translated to MRNLTIMVGLLALGAVLWLVQASDTVFLSADQDKEGPRPSWIARLWTANVALEKLTVSSEKLGLTLADQKPLTAHRVRAFTRHDGTLVWHGTLSAAGEAAPATGTLTAAMNNIVLFSWKGRATGTLRWNGQVYRLLPTAQGYVLEEVNGAQLPPDHTPDETMASASHPTTNPKAHEPGHATIRVLIVATKNAAEAHEDLPALARLAIEESNFTYLNSDINMSLELADFRQLDYQQGSSPDIDLRRLVATNDGYMDGVHPMRDDLDADVVVLVVDTIMEMCGRAQARPATSESAFVYVNLKCIGVSRYTTGHEIAHLQGASHEYSEGSNDPFLHGHGYIHQPDDQAGWRTVMATVATQSDVRLPFWSDPERYMNGDPMGDAETADNRRLLEETKWTVAGFR
- a CDS encoding LysE family translocator; this encodes MAISVLTAFWAVSLLFVITPGADWAYAISAGMRGRWVMPAVAGMLSGHFLATLVVAAGVGSLLAGHPLALTLLTLAGSTYLLWLGGNLLLSPAIPEAGQGGAGETGSRWAFKGFCVSGLNPKVFLLFLALLPQFTDPQSSWPVPLQILLLGMVHLCSSLVIYSLVGYGAKVVLSTRPEAARRVGKVSGVAMILVAVGLIIGQLG
- a CDS encoding Lrp/AsnC family transcriptional regulator; protein product: MDRTDRKILAELQKDGRLSVTELADRVGLSLSPCHRRLKALEESGAILGYHARLAPSALGLNFAALVFVTLREVTRQPVADFEAAVSEIPQIVEAQRLFGDPDYLLHVVAKDLPAFQKLYDEQLTSIPNVKRLSSTLVMKEVIQDRMLPM
- a CDS encoding purine-cytosine permease family protein, with amino-acid sequence MTSAANSAPLIEKHTIGYVPPQDRHGKVRDLFTLWFGGNIAPLPIVTGALGVQLFHLNLVWGIVAILVGHLVGGVLMALHSAQGPQMGIPQMIQSRAQFGSLGALLVVVIAGVMYIGFFASNIVLAGKSLHGVVDTVPVPVGIVVGALGSGIIGIIGYRFIHVLNRIGTWVLGIGIVVGFGYIFTHVQSDDFLTRGGFNLAGWLATVSLAALWQIAFAPYVSDYSRYLPADVKVSSTFWTTYLGSALGSSLSFIFGAVAVLAIPAGMDTMDAVKLATGTLGPIMLVLFLLSVISHNALNLYGAVLSIITLIQTFAYRWIPTAKSRAVLSLVVLAACCVVAVFASADFIGHFVDMVLVLLVVLVPWTAINLIDFYVIHKGDYDIQSIFKVDGGIYGRYNPQALIAYAVGIVVQIPFMNTPLYVGPISEHINGADLSWLVGLVITSPLYWWLASRDSAYRRRQTSAKMAAA